The Triticum aestivum cultivar Chinese Spring chromosome 4B, IWGSC CS RefSeq v2.1, whole genome shotgun sequence sequence CGAGGTTCATCTCGAACACCTTCCGCACCGCCTTGTCCCTTCGATTCGCCGGGTCACACCACGAGACGCAGAGCATGAACAGCCTGGACGCGCAGCAGACCAGCGCCGGCGTGTAGTCTCGGAGTCGTGGCGGCGACCGGGACGTCTGGACGACGGACCATGAGCCGGCGTCGAGATGGTAGGCGACGAGCGTGTCGGACTCGCAGTAGACGTAGAACGTGTCGCCGCAGACGGCGCGGGAGCATGCCAGGCCGACGTCGGTGGGGAACCAGGCGATCTCGACCCATTTGTCGGTCATCGATTGTATATCTCGCCGGCCACGAGGGGCTCGTCCCATGGCCCTCGGCCACCCACAGCGATAAGAGCTTGCCTTGCCTGAGCTGGCTGTTTCTCTTGATTGGCAACCTTGCCGTGACCGTGAGCTGGGCAGTGGAATCGGTGTCCTCGTTCAGTACATCCCTGAGATGGAGCCACCGGAGTGAGAGCCCATGCGGGTCCTCGTACACGGCGGAGGTGCCTCCCAGCCGGAACTTGCCGCCGGTGTTGGCGCGCCGGATATGCTTCTCGACGCGGGCGTGCACAAAGCTGCGACTGGCGGACATCTCAAACACCCCCAGCACCGGCCATGACCGGGCCGGTAGCGCCGATGAGGGGGCTGGACACAATGACTACCTTCTACGTCTTGGTCTTGACAAAGTCGGCGCTCGACCCCTCGGAGCGGCCGTCGACAACGTAGAGCTCGTCCCCGACGCCCACGACGGAGAACAAGAACCTACCCTTGAGCGGGGCCGCCCCGACTCGGCGCCACCGGTGCGCGTAGAGCGCGTGcacggccgtggcggcggcggacgcACCCCAGCCACCGTTCGCCTCGATCCCCGAACAGGAACAGCCAGGGCGTCATGGCTGCGCGCGGCCCCTCTGGGTACAGGCAAGGAGCGAGGCCAGCGGTTCATGAAAAAACGTCAGGGGGGTATCTGCAAAATGGCTAGCGACGACCGAACCGGTCCGGCTGGCTCCACTTGGCTGCTCCTGATTGGCCCAGGACTAAACATGCACATCTGAGACAAGTTCGAGGACTACATAGTTAGTTTTTGCAAGTTTAAAGACCAAAGTATCACATGCAAGACAAGTTCATGGACCTGCCGTGGTATTACCTCTTCCTGGTCAATTGTCATCCGCACCGCACCTACCGCCAGTGGGGCCAACGGGTCATCCATCCGCACGTACACACCAGTCGCTCGCAAAAGTCGCGTCGCAAAAGTTTCCGGTCCCACATATACCTCGCTTCGGCGCTTCGCTACGCACCTGCCTATTCCCCAACAACTGGATTCCAACCCCCTCCTCGCCCCGTCGAATCGAGGAAAAATAGAGTAGAGGTTAGGGAATGGACGATACTAGAAGGTTCTAGAAGCGTACGCTCGTTGGGAGGGCTGCCGGCGGTGCGCTGCGGTGGTTGATGGAGGAGGAGAAGGCCAGGGGGTTGTCCTCGGCGGCCTCGTCGCTTATCCCGCCGACATCCCCGGAGATCGACCTCGAGGCCGGTGCCGGGGACCAGCTCCAGTGCCGGATCTGCCTCGAGACCGACGGTACGTACGGCTGGATCCGTCCTGCGCGAGCTGTTCCCGCCGCTGCCCGCCGTTATCCTTGGCCGTGTTCTCTTTGTTTTGGCAGGGGTTGACTCCTTCTCTCGGTGTAGGGAGAGACTTCATCGCGCCCTGCAAGTGCAAGGGGACATCCAAGTACGTGCACCGCGACTGCCTCGaccactggagagcggtcaaggtAGGCGCTCTCATTCCGCTGATGCCCTGGTGCTATCGGGGAGCTCCGAAGCGATGTGACTGTGTGATGGATCCACCCAGGGTTACACCTGTGGTTTCTTAGCTTAATTATGTCAATGTGTGGAGTTGTAGCCATTTAGGAATGACTGCCTTGCATTGTACTAATAATCAATCAATTCATTCATGGATCACAAAGAGTTACAGACAGCTAGAATACatatggtaagttcaccaagtttCCCTTCAACATGTAGGCCTATAGCTCTCGACCTGCTGTTGGAGTCAATCCTGCCTGTGTCTTTCTTCTATTTTGTTGATTAGAGTTTTGTGTGACAAGTGACAACCCTGTTTTTCGTGTTTAAGTTATGCCATTTACGAACGTGAATGTAGAGACTAGAGAGCAACTCCAGATTGCTTTTTGGGGAAATTGAACAGTCAGGACATTCAGGTATGTCGACAGTCTAAACGGAAGAAAATTTTATAAAAGTTTTACAACAACAATGCATCATATGGATGACACTATGCAACTGCATTCTGTTGTAACTAGGAATTTAGTaactaaaaaatatataaaaaaagctTGCACTATCAGGTAGATCCATGATTGACATGATATTGCCATAGTTGGCCCAAAGAGACATGCTTCTGAAAATGTGTTAATCAAGGTTTGTATTACTAGTAAATACCACCTATAAGTATTCCACTATCATTTAACAAATTTGCTATACGGACCTTTGGCACAGTTTCAGGTCAAAACAAACAGTTCTGTATTGCATGAACATTCTGAATATACTGATCCTCTCTCTGTACCTTGAAATTTTGATTTAAGATGCAGTAGTAGGTCAGATCTTTCCTTGGCCGACAATGCACTCTTATGGAATTTTGTAATATGGTTCCAGTTTATCAGGCAGATGTTCCTAGGTCCAGTTATGGTATTTAGTATTGTAAACTCTCCTTTCTGTTAGGATGTTGGGATGTCTACATCAAAATGAAGTTGTGCTGTTTGGTAAGGTTATATGGAGGTTGTTGGCTTGGATATGACATAAACCATGCTCTTCTAAGGATGGATCCAATAGTTTAGAGTAGAAATGATGTATGATACCATTAGTCCAAATATCGGCCAGTTAATCGGCATCTTGATCAGTTAATCACTACTTGGTGGGTCACCGAATAGCTGATTTATCGGCTGATTAGCTGGAAATTTCGCCCATTTATCCCTACTCACCACCTGACTGATATTGTACCagttaccgatatcctgaacattgTATGATACACATTTTCTCTTTCAATTGTTGGGAATATGAATTCTATTTGTTCAACAAAAAGTTAAATATAACTTCTTCCTGTTGCATATGCAAAAGCATTCAGTCATCTGTCTCTTTGCATTTTGTTGTCAACTCGTCTGAGCTATTTGTAGCTTGCCTTTGTAATGAAATTGTGTCTTTCTTGCGAGATACTAATAGTGCTTGATGCTTTGTCACATACAGGAGGGGTTTGCATTTTCTCATTGCACCACCTGCAAGGCTCCTTATTACTTGAGGGTTCATGTCCACACCGACAGGAAATGGCGAACGCTAAAGTTTCGTTTCTTTGTTACTAGAGATATATTATTCATCTTTGCTCTAGTCCAGTTTGTAAGTCTTTGATATCCGTGTCACTATTCTTTGTCTAATGATGTATTGAGTGATAAACAGTATTTCTCACTCCTTTGTTTAGGTTATCTCTGCATTGGCTTATTTGGTACATTTTATTGATGGCTACCAGCAATATTGGCTGAGGACGGCCTGGGGTTTTGATAATGAAGTTACTTTTTATTATATATGTGGTAAACAACTTAATCCTTCGCAGATTTTGTTATTACTTGTACCTGTTTTGTATGATTGTTTGACAATTATGCCCTTGCCTGTATGCGTGGGGTGGAGTTCAATTTGCCCACACAACACAAGTCCCTGTTCATCCTTAGGACTCTAGTGCACGGGAGCTGTACGGTTTACAAAGTGAAATATACAATTAGATTCTATCTGGCCAATCTCTGTTATAAGTATAAGAGTGTATCAGTGTGCAGAAGAAAACATGTGTGGGGAAATGTATTTTGTTAACAGTATACACTACAATGTACtcgctccgttcctaaatatttgtctttttagggatttcaaatgattaccacatacggatgtatatagacatattttagagtgcagattcactcattttgctccgtatgtagtcacttgttgaaatctctagaaagacaaatatttaggaacggagggagtagatgaaagATGTATGTTGAATAGGAAAGACCTAGCAGCTGTCTTTATCTTTTACATGCATGTCAATGATTGTAGTTGCTCTTTCATTCCCACCAGACCTATCCATTAGTTTGTTATATTTATGCCGTGATGGACTAATACTAGGGTATCATGTTATGATCTACACTATGTGGCGTGCAGTATGTAGTCCCTAAATATATATGGAGGCTACGTTGCTAAAATATATGATGCACTTATGTTGCCCATTTGATTTGAATTCTGAACTGAGTTGAGCATCTCTCTTATTCTTTTTACAGGagctttgttgttttttgctttactcGGGTTATCAGGATGCTTCATAACGTGTTATGACCGAAGAGTACGGAGTGACTTGGCTCAGCCTTGTCGAGAACTGTGCCTCTGTTGCTGCCAGCCAGGGTATGTTTCGAGTAATTCAATGACTATATTATATTAGTTAAGCCGTTAATGCTGCATGCTTGGTCATCTGTCTGTTGTACGCTCACCTTCCTATTTCATTTCAGGATGTGTGCAGATTGCCATCTTCCTGGCACACTTTGCATGTGGACTGACTGCACCACATGCTTTGAAGGCTGTGCAACTACAGCCGGGGAGTGTGGTGGTTGCTTGGGAGGTGCAGGGGAAGCAGGGTTACCATTGTTCCTCATCATGGGAGTAATCGTGCTCGGGCTGTTCACGGTTGTCGGCATCTTCTATAGCGTTCTGGTGGCAACTATGGTAGGGCAGAGGATCTGGCAAAGACACTACCACATCCTTGCGAAACGAATGCTAACAAAGGTGAGCACTGCTATCCCTGAGTTGATCAATCATGGTTTTTCCTCCTGTTTATAACCCCAATTTGGTGTTCTCCAGGAGTACGTTGTGGAAGATGTTGACGGTGAACATGCAGATTGGTCTCCGCCGCCACTCCCTGCTGAGCACGTCCAGCAGCTCAAATCCCTGGGACTCCTATAGCCCATGACATGGAGCTGATGGCTGTTGATGATGATCTTAAGTTGAGGACCAGCACCACGCACTGCCCCAGCTGTACAGGAAGCACATACTAAGCCGATGGCAGGGCATCTCTTGTATCCGCAATTTGCGCAGCCCAACATGGTGCGATATCATCGGTCCTTTTTGTATATTGTAACAGGAAAACTGACTACACCTTGATTTTTATACGAACGAGTCAACTCGTGCCCGTCTTGTGCAAAGTTACTGCTCTTCGTTCTTTCACTGGTCTCGTGCACAGACAGATGCGGCAGTTCCAGGGCATCATAggagcaagtataataaggtgaTGTAGTGCTATATTTTGCTGCCATCGTTGTTGTCAAAGACGATGCGTGTGTGCCATTTTGCCGATGACGCTGCCGTCGTGCGCGCATCATTGCCGCATGCGCCGTCGGCCGGAGGAGCCCACCAGGGACAATAGTGAGCATCAGCGACCAGGCAGGAATGGCCTCCAGCATCGGACGAGCTGACGATTTCGTCCTCGCTCGGCAAGCGTGAGGTTTAGCTGGCTGGCGAAGATGTGGGTACAGCCAATCAGAGTCGAGCACTCTCCCGAGCTTGGCACTGCCTACCATGGGCGTCATGCTGGGCAGCCGGCGGCGGGTTGAGCTCGAGGCTAGCAGCGTGCGGAGTTGTACCTGCGTCAAGGGAGGCGAGCAGCGGCGTCTACAAGCGGTGGGCTGGAGCGGTAGTGGGGGTGGAGTAACGGCAACTTCAACCGACCCGACTCAACCTGACAGAagatttgtccgctttttgtcccaACGCGGACGAACGTATTTCACATTTGTGCCGGTTTTCCCTTTTTAATCCTGGTGCCGGATTTCAGAATTAAAAAAAAGCTAGCAAAAGTCTAGTCTTACATTAATTAAAACTAAAAATATTAAATTAAAAACAGCCAGGCTGCCGCGACCGACATCCACAGGAAGGCTGTCAACGCCCGACGTTGTGATGCTGAGCCGCATCATGGTACTGATGCGCAGCATCCCAATGTCATCCCCATGAACCTATCTttgtctcccacgacaccacttggaccaatgacaagagctcgagcaaaggctatcgaaaaTAAGGTGAACTCGTTCCTCTTCGAACTTCCACTCTCTACATATGAGACAtagctactacctcaagcggagaccctaagcatgatcaggtacttggaaGAAGGCCATGTAACAACTACACCTAACGGACAAGACGACGCGAACACCAAGTacaaagagcgagaagagaagcagcctGGAAGTCTCCAGCCGTCGGACGACCGACCCCGACCGGATGACCGACGCCTGATACTTCGACCCGCCATGCCAGACCCAGCCAGAGAACGCTCCAACAGCCGGACAaccgacgccgaccggacgtccgacgactcccagcgcccggacgaccgagcTCCACCGGATGATCGACACGACCACGTCCGAGCCAAAACATCGGAAGTATGGAAGCCTTCGGACGACCGACGGAACGGACGACCGACCAATCCTGAACAGAGTCGAAACATCGGACGTCCGACCAGGACTGGACGTCCGGACCCTcaggaaccaccggacgtccgacgcctgtgcgtGATCAAGTGTTGGGTCGAAGCCCACTTACCGTTTCATGACACTAGACTATAagtagacctcctcctccctctttctagggttagcaatggtttagctcatttgtgagatagagttTTGCTCccccatccggatctactccaccgagagagaccgttccctcttcagagaagatccactttagattcaagaccccttcatgggaagacccctcaagacctcctcatggagatgaactagttgccacttgtatcgtcctttgttgattgtGGGTCGTGTAtccctttgtgtttcgaggatctagcgcatgtgtaatcgaatcttgttggtttgagagatTTCTCCCCCCGTGTTTTTCCCTCG is a genomic window containing:
- the LOC123092121 gene encoding uncharacterized protein, which gives rise to MEEEKARGLSSAASSLIPPTSPEIDLEAGAGDQLQCRICLETDGRDFIAPCKCKGTSKYVHRDCLDHWRAVKEGFAFSHCTTCKAPYYLRVHVHTDRKWRTLKFRFFVTRDILFIFALVQFVISALAYLVHFIDGYQQYWLRTAWGFDNEVTFYYICGALLFFALLGLSGCFITCYDRRVRSDLAQPCRELCLCCCQPGMCADCHLPGTLCMWTDCTTCFEGCATTAGECGGCLGGAGEAGLPLFLIMGVIVLGLFTVVGIFYSVLVATMVGQRIWQRHYHILAKRMLTKEYVVEDVDGEHADWSPPPLPAEHVQQLKSLGLL